DNA from Coleofasciculus sp. FACHB-1120:
ACTGCACAAGCCAAGAAACCAAAAGGTTCTCTTACTCAGACGAGTAAACCTCCCTATCCTTTTCGCACTATCGTTTCGCTGATTCTCTTAGCGGGTAACTTCCTAGTTGCAGCGATTTATTTCCACATCATCAACCCGTAATCCATCTCTAAGAAAACTGAATCTACAGTTTTGAGGTTAGGGCGAATGGCAACGATGAAGGCGGAAGGCAGAAGGATGGATAGCCTGTTGTATTCATCCTTCTCCCTTCATCCTTCATCCTTTTATAGGGTGCCCTTAAACAAGCCTTGGGGACGGACAAGCAGAATTAAGACCATGATCAAGAGGGCAACGCCCTGCTTGTATTCAGACCCCAGGATGGGGACGCTAACTTCTTGGGCGATACCAATTACCAACGCACCCGCGATCGCGCCGTAGGGGTTGCCAATCCCGCCGAGAATCACCGACGCAAACATCGGCAAAATCAAAAACCATCCCATGTTGGGGCGTAGACCCGTAATCAGCCCGTACATAGCTCCTCCCAGGGACGTAAAAACGCCAGTAATAAGCCAAGTCCAAATCACCACGCGCTCAACGTTAATGCCTGAGACGCGAGCGAGATCGATATCATCCGCAACTGCTCTCATTGCCTTCCCGATTTTGGTGTTCTGCAACAGGAAATGCAGCCCCAACATGGCGAGGACGGCTAAAACCATGACAACAATCCGGTAATAAGCCACGTTGACTCCCAGGATGTTGATAGCGGAGGCAATCGGCAAATTGTAGCGCTGGTTGCCTCCTCCCCAAATGAAAATGATGCCATTGCGGAGAAACAAGGCAAGTCCAATAGAGATGATGATCAGGGTGGTAGGGGAGGCGCGGCGTGCCCGCATTGGTTTCCAGAGCAGCTGTTCGCTCAGTAGCATCGCCGCCACCGTTCCTCCCGCGCCTAGAATCATTGACAGCCAAATATTTATCCCACTGATATTCGCTAACCAGGTAAGATACGCGCCCAAGGTCATAAAATCGCCATGAGCAAAGTTGGAAAGGCGCAAAATTCCATAAGTCAGCGTTAGACCAATCGCCGCTAGCGCAATGATGCAACCCACGGCGATGCCATTCACAATTAGTTGAGCAGTTTGGATGTCCATTTACTTGACTCTCCAGTTAACTGGAGATTTCATAATAGCGATTGAAACAATAATCCTGAATTTACACTATGACACTACAACTGAAAGTTCCCAGCATGGCTTGTTCTGCCTGTGTAGACACGATTTCCAAGGCAGTTGCCACTCTTGACCCTACCGCGAAGGTAGAGGCTGATACCAAAACCAAGTTCGTAAGCGTGGAAACACAACAGCCAGCAGACAAAGTGAGGGAAGCGATCGCGAACGCTGGATATCCTGTCGCCTAGCGATTAAGATTATCGCAAAGGTTAGGAGAATTTTGGATGCAGCAGTGGAGCAGAAAATTAACACTCGTCTTCGCCGCTGGCGCTTTAGGAGGACTGGCAAATAGTCTCGCTGTCTGGCTGTTTGGAGTTCTGGGCATCACTGCTGCCTTGGGGGTTAAAATTGCGCCAGCTTTCACCCCAGATTGGCTGTATCCTCGCATCGTTTGGGGTGGTTTATGGGGATTTCTCTTAGTCTTGCCTTTTCTGCGCTACCCCTATTGGTTGCGAGGGATTTTCTATAGTCTTGCGCCAACACTGGTGCAATTACTAATTGTATTTCCGGTGAAAGGGAATCAAGGGCTGCTAGGGTTGAAATTGGGAGTTTTAACTCCACTGTTTGTATTATTTTTTAATGCCATTTGGGGCATTACTGCGGCTTTATGGCTTAAGTTTATCGAAGAAAAGCGAATATCAACACATAGTTACGAATAAGGCAATTTTAGTTGAGTTGTAAGTCAGACCTTCAGATTCCCGACTTCTCTCACGAAGTCGGGAATTTCGTCTTCACGAATCATTTAGGAGTGTGATATTTAGCCGTATACAAAATCGGCTTCGGCGCGACAACCCTTACAAATTCCGTAAGCCGTGTCATCAGTACCTTCTAGCCATTCAAACTCTGTACTTTTGCAGAATGGACAGAACTCTGTGCCAGGTAGATTGCCG
Protein-coding regions in this window:
- a CDS encoding heavy-metal-associated domain-containing protein, giving the protein MTLQLKVPSMACSACVDTISKAVATLDPTAKVEADTKTKFVSVETQQPADKVREAIANAGYPVA
- a CDS encoding photosystem I protein PsaX, which encodes MTAQAKKPKGSLTQTSKPPYPFRTIVSLILLAGNFLVAAIYFHIINP
- a CDS encoding branched-chain amino acid ABC transporter permease; the protein is MDIQTAQLIVNGIAVGCIIALAAIGLTLTYGILRLSNFAHGDFMTLGAYLTWLANISGINIWLSMILGAGGTVAAMLLSEQLLWKPMRARRASPTTLIIISIGLALFLRNGIIFIWGGGNQRYNLPIASAINILGVNVAYYRIVVMVLAVLAMLGLHFLLQNTKIGKAMRAVADDIDLARVSGINVERVVIWTWLITGVFTSLGGAMYGLITGLRPNMGWFLILPMFASVILGGIGNPYGAIAGALVIGIAQEVSVPILGSEYKQGVALLIMVLILLVRPQGLFKGTL